CGCGGAAGAGGCGAGGGCGGCAGGCGGCGCCGCGGCGGATTCGGCCGCGACAACTGAAGTGCTGCAGAAAGAGGACAATCACATGAAACACGAGAAGATGGGGTTCACGTCGAAGCTGGTGCACGCGGGGATGCGCAGGGACGCCAACGGCAGCGTCGTCACGCCGATCTACCAAACCTCCACCTTCGCGTTCGAGAGTGCGCGGCAGGGGGCGGACCGGTTCGCGGGCAAGGACGACGGCTTCATCTATACGCGCCTCGGCAACCCGACCACGCGCGCCCTGGAGGGCTGCGTCTGCGAGCTCGAGGGCGGCGCCGCCGCCGTCGCGACCAGCTCCGGGATGGGCGCCGTCGCGACCGCGTACCTCGCGCTCCTCGCGAGCGGCGATCACGTCGTGAGCACCGCCTCGGTGTACGGGCCGTCGCGGACGCTCCTGGAGAAGCACCTGTGCAAGTTCGGTCTCGAGGCGAGCTTCGTCGACACGTCCGATCTCGACCAGGTGCGGCGCGCGCTCCGGCCGAAGACGAAGATGGTGTACGTGGAGACGCCGTCGAACCCGATGATGCAGATCACGGACCTCGAAGGGGCCGCGAAGCTCGCCCACGGCGCGGGCGCCCTGCTCGTCGTGGACTCCACGTTCGCCTCGCCGTACCTGCAGCGGCCGCTCGAGCTCGGCGCCGACGTCGCGCTCCACTCGGTGACGAAGTTCATCAACGGCCACGCGGACGCGGTCGGCGGGATCCTGATCGCGAAGGACGCGGCGGTCGCGGTTCGCCTGCGGCAGATGATGACGCTCGTCGGGTGCAACATGGATCCGCACCAGGCCTTCCTCGTGCACCGCGGCCTGAAGACGCTCTCCTTGCGGATCGAGCGCGCCCAGGCGGGTGCGGCCCGGATCGCCGCCTGGATCGAGGCGCGGCCCGACGTCGCGTGGGTGCGGTACGTCGGCCTCCCGAGCCACCCGCAGCACGAGCTCGCGAAGCGGCAGATGAGCGGCCCGGGCGCGATGATCAGCTTCGAGCTCAAGGGCGGCTTCGCGGCGGGCGAGCGCCTGATGAACCGGGTGAAGCTCGCCGTGCTCGCCGTGTCGCTCGGCGGCGTCGAGACGCTGATCGAGCACCCCGCCTCCATGACCCACTCGGGAGTCCCGGCGGCGGAGCGCGCCGAGGCCGGCATCTCCGACGGGCTGGTCCGCCTGTCGGTCGGCATCGAGGATCCCGAGGATCTCATCGAGGATCTGAAGCAGGCGCTCGACGCGTAGCCGCGGGGCGCCGTGGTTCTGGAAAGGGAAAGTCGAATGTCAGACGACCGCCCGAAGAAGGGTCACGACAAGGCCGATTGCGAGACGTGCGGCGACGCGAGCTGCTCGGCGAAGAGCCAAAGGGAGGGCGAGTCGGCCGAGGAGCGCGCGGAGCGGCAGACGCTGGCCAGGCGCATGTGCGAGATCGATCACAAGGTGCTCGTCCTGTCGGGCAAGGGCGGCGTGGGCAAGAGCACGGTCGCGGTAAACCTCGCGATCTGGCTCGCCATGCAGGGCAAGCGCGTCGGCCTGCTCGACATCGACATCCACGGTCCCTCGGTCCCGCGGATGCTCGGGCTCCTCGGCGAGCGCATCCGCTCGGGGCCGGACGGGATGCTGCCCGTCGAGCTCGGCGGCATCGGCGTGATGTCGATAGGCTTCCTGCTGCGCGGCGAGGGCGACGCCGTGATCTGGCGCGGCCCGCGGAAGATGGGAGTCATCAAGCAGTTCCTCACGGACGTGGAATGGGGCCGCCTCGACTACCTCGTGGTGGACACGCCCCCCGGAACCGGCGACGAGCCGCTGTCGATCTGCCAGCTCGTCGAGGACGCGGACGGCGCGGTGATCGTCACCACGCCGCAGGAGGTGGCGCTGACCGTGGTGCGGCGCTCGATCGACTTCTGCCGGCAGCTCTCCATGCCGGTCATCGGCGTGGTCGAGAACATGAGCGGCTACGTCTGCCCCAAGTGCGGCGAGCGGACCGA
This Pseudomonadota bacterium DNA region includes the following protein-coding sequences:
- a CDS encoding Mrp/NBP35 family ATP-binding protein, giving the protein MSDDRPKKGHDKADCETCGDASCSAKSQREGESAEERAERQTLARRMCEIDHKVLVLSGKGGVGKSTVAVNLAIWLAMQGKRVGLLDIDIHGPSVPRMLGLLGERIRSGPDGMLPVELGGIGVMSIGFLLRGEGDAVIWRGPRKMGVIKQFLTDVEWGRLDYLVVDTPPGTGDEPLSICQLVEDADGAVIVTTPQEVALTVVRRSIDFCRQLSMPVIGVVENMSGYVCPKCGERTDIFKGGGGERMARESGVPFLGRVPIDPSLTGACDEGVPYMQRFAESAAAKALDGVFRPVLSWKRPSGNAG
- a CDS encoding aminotransferase class I/II-fold pyridoxal phosphate-dependent enzyme produces the protein MKHEKMGFTSKLVHAGMRRDANGSVVTPIYQTSTFAFESARQGADRFAGKDDGFIYTRLGNPTTRALEGCVCELEGGAAAVATSSGMGAVATAYLALLASGDHVVSTASVYGPSRTLLEKHLCKFGLEASFVDTSDLDQVRRALRPKTKMVYVETPSNPMMQITDLEGAAKLAHGAGALLVVDSTFASPYLQRPLELGADVALHSVTKFINGHADAVGGILIAKDAAVAVRLRQMMTLVGCNMDPHQAFLVHRGLKTLSLRIERAQAGAARIAAWIEARPDVAWVRYVGLPSHPQHELAKRQMSGPGAMISFELKGGFAAGERLMNRVKLAVLAVSLGGVETLIEHPASMTHSGVPAAERAEAGISDGLVRLSVGIEDPEDLIEDLKQALDA